DNA sequence from the Coffea arabica cultivar ET-39 chromosome 11c, Coffea Arabica ET-39 HiFi, whole genome shotgun sequence genome:
GTTAAATCTGATATAATATTcccctttgttttgattttcacCTTTCATTTAGCAAGTAACTTGATTTAATCAgttgtttcttcattttttttttttacattttcctttttcaaggTCAGCCAAAACCTAATTGTTTGCTaaatgctagaaaaaaaaaaaagaataggaaaAACAATATGGATCCCACCTCCCAACAGGGTTTTAGGGCTTTGCAGGGCCTTATTTTATTTGGAGGAGCATTTtagcaaaatattcaaaaatgaaATGGGTAATTTCCATGCAAATGAATCCGTAGGCATCTCACATTATGGTTCTATATCTCAATACTATTCAACTTtaattttttgtcctttttctttaattgtttaGGAAAAACAGCAAagtaatgtctttggctaggaACGTGATGATGCTTAATTACCGTTACAGTAGTAAAGAGAGAAATAATCAGACTAAGATGGACTTCATGTTGTAGAGTAGTTTATgttctttgattttgttaaaagaaattagGTGTTTATGGATTCAGAATGATGATACAATTTAACAATCTTTTTTCAATTGGAATTGGACCGAAATCGGATCTGCGATTTGTTGAACCAAAATCGGAATTGGATTTTGAAAATCGAAACTGGAACTATGACCATAACCATGAAAAGattcaagttcaagttcatCAAAAATTTGAATCAAAACCAACAATTTAGAACCCATTCAAatcgtttaaaaaaaaatacataccaTGTGTCTgaatttatttgaccaatttagaATTCAATATTAATAATCAGCAATTAACGCGAACAATCTCAATTCTAACTGAACAAACCCATTGTCCCATTCCATTAATAAGTCTACGCGCATAACTAATCGAAGTCCAAAACCAATCCAATCTAATCAACAATGAgatatttttttcataaaatttacataatttttTCCTTGCACATGATAATACAATAAAgcttttatttttctacattATTATCATATTTTCTTAGAATCAATTTTGTAATAATAAGTGTTCAAGCATAACTAAAAGAACTGAAACCCGTAATCCGTAGATATCAAAACCGTAATCGAAGCAAAACTAGAATTGAAACCGAATTGTAACCCGAATTTTAAGAATTGTAACCACAACTATTCTTATAAGCATCGATTCAAGTTCCACTTCTCAGAGAACGAAAGATGTTAATTTTTAAACCGGAATTAATGATTTTGGAATCACGACCATGTCTTCTCCGATCTACCCAATAACTATCATGTTAGAACTCTTTAAAGTAGTAATTATAGAATTCCTTAAATCCATAATCAtgtaaagcaaaagaaagtGCCAAAGTTTATCCACATCTTAAAAGATAAAGGATATATGATGTATAAAAGTAACAAGACTTTCTATTGACCAACAATTCTAGGGGAAAAAAAACACTTTCTTTAAGGTGATTATGTTAGTGCAACTTAGTGAGTTATTTCGATCAATAAACTAGGTTCCCTAAAACTTGACATTTTTGCTCTTCTTGATTTTGAGGACTTtcgtttatttatttagttattatttaaatttttttaggaaaaagaagaagtaaaACTTAAGCAACAATATAACCAATGAAAGTCGAACTTATTCCAAAAATTATTTTGCTTGCATTATAATTACAGTTATTAATCgaatttttatctttttgataattttttttatgtcacatgcattacatcacaaaaaatactacaataagtatttcaataatatttcaaataatctcgtatccaaacacactcaatcATTTTTTCTAACTCAACTATTGTTCTCTGCAATTATGGTGGTCAATACAATTGAGCACTAGTTataaagaaattgaaattaaaaattagGGACAACTTTATactaaaaagaacaaaaaaaagaagtttgtgAGTCAAGATGGGAAgtcttcccaaaaaaaaaaaaaaaaaggctactTATAAAGAAATTGGAATTAAAAATTAGGGACAGGTTTATactaaaaagaacaaaaaaaaaagttacataaattacattaaaaaaattacataAAAGGAAAGTCTTGGTAAATTACAGTTGGTGACAATATACAGTTCTACACTAAAACTACATACTCTCTAAATCTCAACCCTAATCGGTAGAGAAAacaaattaataattaaaaaaagggaaatatcagaaacctcactCCTAATATCACTTGGCATTTctaaggttttaaaaatatcatttaTCACCCCtaataattgtaaaaagatGATATTAACGCTCATTTGACACATAATTCATATGTTAAATAAATAGagctcaaaaaagaaaagaaacaaaagttactttcttctctttcttttttctccaatATTCTCTTTTACTCATTCTTTGGATGACCAtgcaatattttatttgtaaattttaataaattgaattttgtttaccttttactttttgtgattgtgatagagttttgcttattttgagttaatttttataatgatcagTGCAATTTAAAAGTTGGACACTGGTTGAGAAGAAgttggaaaaaaatataaaattcataAGAAATCGATTTTGAACATATAGAATAAAATGGTGCAAATGTATTTCTTTGcaaatatcttttttatttttcaaatttatatttttatagacTATAGCATTATGATATGGTAATACCATTAGAGATTATTTTTTAAGTGATAGTTCTCTTGAAGTAAACCAAGTGATTTAGGAATATTTGTATTTAGCAAGTAAAAGGGTAGTATagggttttttaaaaattttgttacacaaataataaaagtaagagaagtaagtgatatttttaaaatcttaggGGCACCAGATGATATTaaaagaaacctcaggggaggtttctgatattatccctaaAATTCGGGAaacgagaagaaaagaaataataataataatccacCGACGAAGTTAAGTAGTCATCCCCTGTCTTCCGCGTCGGCGATAGCTGGACTGAGATCTCATCACTCGGTTACTCTTCTGATTTGATGCTTTGGATTCTGAATAGTGAAGTCTGAagcttcagatttttttttttttaaaaaaaaaaagccaagagGGACGACGTCGCTGGCATTTGGCCGGAATGGCGAGTGATCGTCGGTGGTCCTCggcttttcttctccttctgcTTTTGCATTTGAACGTCGTCGTTTACGGCAAAACTCTGAAGCGAGATGGTAAACTTGTTAATAATTTACTTCTCCCCGCTGACTTCTTTCTATTTTCGCTTCGATCTGTTCTTctaatttttccccttttcatcAATTCCCTTTTTTTCCCATCATTTTTCAGTTTCTTCTTTGGTATTGTCTTTCTGGATGGGGAATTCGCTACTTTATAAAGTGGAAACTGTCATCGATTACAGGCGGATTTAGAAAGTCATCATTATTGCTGATTTAAACCATATTTACGTGTGTATTATCTTGTTAATTAGTGGTTGTAGCCAAATAATTGATGTAAATTAATGCATTTAAGATACAATTGAAGTGGTATCATTTAGCCTGACATTTATTGCTTATTCTGGGTGATCAATTTGATTGGACAAAAGCAGATTTATCTGTTTAATTCCAACCAGAAATAAGCGCTTATGAGTTTTCTGATTTTTTCCTTGTTGAATTTTGATTGATCATCCGATACTCAGCACAAGCGGCATAGTAGATTCTTGAACAAGTAAAATTTACGTTGGTTGCCAGCTATTATAGTAATTTGCTGCAACCAGACAGAGATAAAGACTGGAATAATCAGGCTGCTAATGCATTCCCAAGTTGAGCTTAGAGGAGGCTTTGTGGATTCTTattttggttaattagcttAGTTCTTTATAAGCTGTTGAATTATGGATACTGTACCAGCATTTCAGTGAACCCGATTATTGAATTATGGATGGCCTTTTTTAGCTTCTAGGGTCTGTTTGTTAGCTGAAGATCCCTCTTGCTAACTGGAATCAAGGATGGACTAAGCTTAATTATTGATATGTGATTGCAGTTAAAGCTCTAAATGAGATTAAAGCTTCCCTTGGATGGAGGGTGGTTTATGCATGGGTTGGAGAAGATCCCTGTGGAGACGGTGATTTGCCGCCTTGGTCTGGGGTTACATGCTCGCGGTCCACAGTTGGGGATTATAAAGTAGTCACCGAACTGTAAGTTTTGCTGCTTTGCCATTTTTCACATCTTGGTCTATTGTTAAGGCTTGGGTTTCACTCAGTTTTTTTAGAGttgacttttctcatttttcGATGGTGCGTCTGAATCTTATACAGTTGCAagataatatgtatattttaaaatatcttGTTCTTCGTTCTGGATGTGCAGGGAAGTTTATGCAGTTTCCATTGTCGGCCCTTTTCCTACTGCTGTGACTAATTTGTTGGATCTCACGAGACTGTATGGTTCTTACTGTTCTTATTATGAATTTCTTTTTTCGTCTGATGTTGTAATCAGTTTAGCACTTTACTTTCTCAGTTGACTTGCTGCCTGTGATAGATTCCTTCAAAACATCAAGCTACCAGAAGTTTCAGAGACTTGTAGTCCTTTCTTCTCTAGTCTCACTAATATGAAGTGTTTTAGATTTGACAATTGCTTAAGCTGGTTGTACATATCATATCTGATCCTGTAGTCCGTAGGTAGAGTAGAATACCTGAATATGTACCCTCCCAACCCCCTACGAGGCTCAGGGACATGTTGAGTGCAATCATGCATTGTGTTGCTTACACCTGTTGGAAATGTGTTCCTTGTATTTATTGATTAAACTCATGAATTATGCTTTGTTTTTGTGCACGTTGCAGGGATCTCCATAACAACAAGCTTACGGGACCAATTCCTCCTCAAATTGAGCGTTTGAAGCGCCTCAAAATCCTGTATGTCTCTTATAGCCACTCCctcatttgattaaatattagTACCTCTTGAGCTCATGCAAAAATGGCAATGGTTATTTCATCTCAGATCTCCGTTTATAATCAGCATCAGATGAGAAATTTGATAACTGGGTTACACACTAAAAATGTGTAAATGTTGACACTCAGATCCTTGAAAAAACATTGAAAACTTAAGTGCTCACTCATCTTCCTGAAAGAAATGCATTaacaaattggaaaaattgCTCAGTTTAACTGTTTCTAAATAGAAGAATTAAGTCGCCCACATTTTATAATGCTACTACCCTTTCTTTTTGCTCAACCGCATTGTTTGGTAattgtttcccttttttggTTTTGTGTTATTCTGTTAGCAATTTGAGGTGGAATAAGCTTCAAGATGTCATTCCTCCTGAAATAGGTGAACTCAGGCAACTAACACATCTGTAAGTATTTCTCTTCCACATGCTTGCTTGTGATGATAGAAATTCTCATAACAGTCTACATATCTGAAATACGACCTCATATGATATTTTGCAGCTACCTGAGTTTTAATAATTTCAAAGGTGAAATCCCGAAGGAGCTTGCTAATCTTCCTGAGCTTCGTTATCTCCAACTGCATGAAAATCGTTTTACTGGACGGATTCCCCCTGAATTGGGCACTTTACAAAATCTGCGACACTTGTAATTTTCTATCAATACTTtgtcctcttttcttttcctttccttttttttcttctgcaAGACTTGTTTTAAATTGTTGGTGATCCCACGTGCAAATGAACTTAATGCAGGGATGTTGGTAATAATCATTTGGTTGGCACTATAAGGGAACTCATAAGGATTGAAGGATGCTTTCCAGCTCTTCGTAACCTGTAAGCTTCTTTAAGTAGGATTTATTGCATTCCAACTATATTTTGTTGGGATATTGTTGGATAACTGTTAATGCAACTGCTGTGCAGTTACTTAAATAATAATTATCTTACGGGAGGCATTCCGGCACAGCTGGCAAATTTGACGAACTTGGAAATCTTGTAAGTTTGGATGCTTATATGAGTATACTGGTCTTCCCATTTTCCGGATCAGTTGATCTTTATGTCTCTGTAATTATTAAAGTCTATTGTTTTCATCCTTTCTTCTGAAACAGATATCTATCCTACAACAAAATGTCTGGAATCATTCCATCTAGCCTTGCTCATATTCCTAAATTGACTTACTTGTAAGTGTTCATCGCGGTCAGTTGTATTCTACTTAATCTGATGCTGTTGGCTCACATTTGATGTCTCTAACGTGCTTCATATGCTTGTAAATAAGTAGGCGAGGAGTAGTTGGGTTTAATACTACCTGCACGTGCATGCCCTAGTCATGTCAAGTAAACAAGTCTGCATCTTTATActtgtttcctttttccccttttattcTTGCTGAGAGATTAAAAATTGTTCAACTCATTAGGTTCACACAAGCAATAGTGTTCTCGCCTTAgcatgttttaatttcttgaattgTTCTACATTCACAAAAGAAGTTGAAAACCTAGTTGAAATTGTTATTATTGGTGTTGAAATAGGCTATTCGACTCTTAAAAGGTTGCATTGATGAATGATCAAACTTGCAATAATGAGGACTTTCTTGTCTCATTTTTTCACCTTCCCAGTTGCTATTCATGCTTCATTTTCTGTGCATGTCTGAAGATTAAACCTTGTTTCGGGGAAAAGGGGGTATTCTGGTCTAGTCTAGGATGTGTCACTTGAGATACTTTGTGTTCAACACCTGCAAAAGAGCAGAAATAAAGAACTAGTCTGTCACCTGTTGTATACGTCCAGGCACAATATTTGACCGAAGAGCTTTTTAAGTCTTGGATCGAAGTGTGAGTACAAGGTTCTTTATGCCCGTGTGCATTCATTTAGACAGTAACGTGTTGCTTAATTAGTTCACCGGTGTTCAAAAGACTGTTCAAGATAACCATCTTGTGTGATTTTGACTTTGCATATCATCTTTAACTTCAACATACACTAGCAGTAGTACTGATGTTGCGGCTTAGGCATCTTCACTCCGTTATAGAACTTCTACGTTGTTTGGTTGCACATACAACAAGTTATGCTGGGGCCTAAAGCTGTTTTGTCCTGCATTTTGACTGGTGATGATTTGCATCTTATGTTAGGTATTTGGATCACAATCAATTTTCTGGGAGGATCCCTGATGCATTCTATAAGCATCCCTTGCTGAAAGAAATGTAAGTCTGACTTTGCTCATTTTCTGTTTGCGACTTCCAAATTCTGGAAAGTGTTTCAAGGTGCTGATAGTGTTGCCACAGGTACATTGAAGGTAACTCGTTCAGGCAAGGCGTTAATCCAATTGGGGTTCATAAAGTGCTAGAACTGTATGATACGGATTTCTCAGTTTAGCCTACTTAAAAGCCTCCTCATTTGATTTTATTACAAGTAGCTTTTCATTCTTCCCCAGAAAAGGCGAATACAGGTTATCGGAGCAGATCAGGAATGTGATGTCTGTTCATAGAGTGGATAACTTCCATATAATTTGTCTCCTTAGTTTCTTCTACAACAAACAACTTGACATGGAAATCATTTTTATGCTCTATTACTGTAGGTTTTATGCTGAGAAAAACTGTATAAATCGTAGGGGAATAtagttttgaaatattttcagtacCAGTAATTCTCCTCGGCAAGGGGATTTCGAGCATAAGAAGAATGCGAACAATTTTGCAGTCATGAATCTCATTAGGAGCTCTAGTTTGTAAATAATAAAAGCGAAGTTAATGCTCTTGGGAGCATAAATCTGGCGTCAATGAAATTGAATATATGTGCAACACCTCTCGAACAAATTATCACAATGCAGCTACAACATTTCATATCCCTTCAAAGAGAATAGAGCAATTTACTCAACTTGACTCGGAAGAGAGGAGTGCTCTTAAATAACTGTATAAAGCATGTATCCTTAAGATGAGTGAAGGACTCATCAAACTCATGCAACCCAGCATGCATGTGGTATAACTGAATGTTGATAGTGCTTATTCGCATCAAATAAGTCGATTGTCTAATAATGCAATGTAGTCTGATAAGAAAAATCTCGAGTCGCACCATGAAAAATCTGACTGCTTATGAAGCGTCTCCAGAAGTCCACATACTTCATCCATGAGCAAATGCGTCTTCTCGCCCGCAATAAACTCGTGAGCAACACCATTAATCTCCACTGAGCTGCAACCTGGTGCCTTATCTATACCTTGGCTTCGCATCTTCTTGCGCATCCTTTTTGCGCAATCGTATCTTCCTGCT
Encoded proteins:
- the LOC113716750 gene encoding uncharacterized protein — protein: MASDRRWSSAFLLLLLLHLNVVVYGKTLKRDVKALNEIKASLGWRVVYAWVGEDPCGDGDLPPWSGVTCSRSTVGDYKVVTELEVYAVSIVGPFPTAVTNLLDLTRLDLHNNKLTGPIPPQIERLKRLKILNLRWNKLQDVIPPEIGELRQLTHLYLSFNNFKGEIPKELANLPELRYLQLHENRFTGRIPPELGTLQNLRHLDVGNNHLVGTIRELIRIEGCFPALRNLYLNNNYLTGGIPAQLANLTNLEILYLSYNKMSGIIPSSLAHIPKLTYLYLDHNQFSGRIPDAFYKHPLLKEMYIEGNSFRQGVNPIGVHKVLELYDTDFSV